The genomic DNA GCCTCAAGGGTGCGATGAAGAGCGCCAACCGCTCCGGCGCCCGCTTCACCGTCGTCGCGGGCGAACGTGATCTCGCCGAGGGCGTGGTCCAGCTGAAGGACATGGAGTCGGGCGAGCAGCAGGCGGTCGCGCTCGACGCGCTGGTCGCCGAGGTCCGGCAGAAGCTGGCCTGATCCACCGTCTCCGACTGTGCCCGCCCGGTCCGCCGGGCGGGCACAGCGCGTTACCGCCCCCGTGCCGTCAACTCCGCAGCAGCCGGTTCATCCTGCGGACGGGACCGAACCGGGAGGACGGCGGTCCGCGGTGGGAGCCGGGGCGGCGCACCGGCGTGGCTGCCCGCCGTCAGCAGTGCCTGAAACGCCTGGGCAGCCCCTTTACGGTCCTCGCCGGTTCGGTCATGGCGGGGACCGGTTCGCGAAAGCCGCGTGTTTTCTGCCGCCCGTGCGTGCGTCTCTCCGCACACCTTTATGTCCATCGAACGGATGGCAGATGAGGTGGTGCGGCACAATGACCATGCCCAGCAGGCCACTCACTGATGGAACGGCGATATGACGACTGCAGCGGTTGACCATCCCTCCTCGGAACAGGACGAGGACGGCCGGAAGAGGACCATCGGCGGCAGCCGCGCGTTCGCACTGCTGCTGGTGATCACCGGTGCCGCCGGTCTCCTCGCCGCCTGGGTGATCACGATCGACAAGTTCAAGCTGCTCGAGGACCCCAGCTTCACCCCGGGCTGCAGCCTCAACCCCGTGGTCTCGTGCGGCAACATCATGAAGAGCGAGCAGGCGTCCGTCTTCGGGTTCCCGAACCCGATGCTGGGACTCGCCACCTACTCCGTCGTCATCGGGATCGGCCTGGCCCTGCTCGCCGGCGCCCGTTTCCGCAGCTGGTACTGGCTCGGCCTCAACGCGGGCACACTGTTCGGCGTCGGCTTCTGCACCTGGCTGCAGTACCAGTCGCTGTACAACATCAACTCGCTCTGCCTGTGGTGCTGCCTGGCCTGGGTCGCGACGATCTTCATGTTCTGCTACGTCACCACGCACAACATCAAGCACCGGATCGTGCCCGCGCCGAACTGGCTGCGCAACGGACTGACTGAGTTCCACTGGGTGCCGCCGGTCCTCTGGGTGGGCATCATCGGCATGCTGATCCTGACCCGCTGGTGGGACTTCTGGACCAGCTGACCGGCGGTGCCGGGAGCGGGCACCGGCCCGGCCGGGCTGTCAGTGCCGTGACATAGGCTGCAAAACGTGGAGCCCGACCTCTTTACCGCAGCCGCCGAAGACCGCCAGGAGAAGGACCCGTCCAGCAGCCCCCTAGCTGTCCGGATGCGTCCTCGTAGCCTCGACGAGGTCGTCGGCCAGCAGCATCTGCTGAAGCCGGGCTCGCCGCTGCGCCGCCTCGTCGGCGAAGGGGGCGGCGGCCCCGCCGGCCCGTCGTCGGTGATCCTCTGGGGCCCGCCCGGCATCGGCAAGACGACTCTGGCGTACGTGGTCAGCAAGGCCACCAACAAGCGCTTCGTCGAGCTCTCCGCGATCACCGCGGGGGTCAAGGAAGTGCGGGCCGTCATCGAGAGCGCCCGCCGCGCCACCGGTGGCTACGGCAAGGAGACCGTCCTCTTCCTCGACGAGATCCACCGCTTCTCCAAGGCCCAGCAGGACTCGCTGCTGCCGGCGGTGGAGAACCGCTGGGTGACACTCATCGCCGCGACGACCGAGAACCCGTACTTCTCGATCATCTCGCCGCTCCTGTCGCGCTCGCTGCTCCTGACCCTCGAGTCGCTCACCGACGACGATCTGCGCGCCCTGATGCGCCGCGCCCTGACCGCCGAGCACGGCCTCGGTGGCGCGGTCACACTGCCCGAGGACGCCGAGGCCCATCTGCTGCGCATCGCGGGCGGTGACGCGCGCCGCGCGCTGACGGCGCTGGAGGCCGCGGCCGGTGCGGCCCTCGCCATGCAGGAGAAGGAGGTCACCCTCCAGACGGTCGAGGCGACCGTCGACCGGGCCGCCGTGAAGTACGACCGGGACGGCGACCAGCACTACGACGTGGCGAGTGCGCTGATCAAGTCGATCCGTGGCTCCGACGTGG from Streptomyces sp. NBC_01707 includes the following:
- a CDS encoding replication-associated recombination protein A produces the protein MEPDLFTAAAEDRQEKDPSSSPLAVRMRPRSLDEVVGQQHLLKPGSPLRRLVGEGGGGPAGPSSVILWGPPGIGKTTLAYVVSKATNKRFVELSAITAGVKEVRAVIESARRATGGYGKETVLFLDEIHRFSKAQQDSLLPAVENRWVTLIAATTENPYFSIISPLLSRSLLLTLESLTDDDLRALMRRALTAEHGLGGAVTLPEDAEAHLLRIAGGDARRALTALEAAAGAALAMQEKEVTLQTVEATVDRAAVKYDRDGDQHYDVASALIKSIRGSDVDAALHYLARMIEAGEDPRFIARRLMISASEDIGLADPTALPTAVAAAQAVAMIGFPEAALTLSHATIALALAPKSNAATLAISAAQEDVRNGLAGPVPAHLRDGHYKGAAKLGHAQGYVYPHDVPGGIAAQQYAPDAVADKRYYRPTRYGAEARYADVVDRVRGRLGRGGSDDATDA
- a CDS encoding vitamin K epoxide reductase family protein, producing the protein MTTAAVDHPSSEQDEDGRKRTIGGSRAFALLLVITGAAGLLAAWVITIDKFKLLEDPSFTPGCSLNPVVSCGNIMKSEQASVFGFPNPMLGLATYSVVIGIGLALLAGARFRSWYWLGLNAGTLFGVGFCTWLQYQSLYNINSLCLWCCLAWVATIFMFCYVTTHNIKHRIVPAPNWLRNGLTEFHWVPPVLWVGIIGMLILTRWWDFWTS